A single region of the Vicia villosa cultivar HV-30 ecotype Madison, WI linkage group LG4, Vvil1.0, whole genome shotgun sequence genome encodes:
- the LOC131600085 gene encoding allene oxide synthase 3-like produces the protein MASSSEPKQSSTTKNNDNHLPLKQIPGSYGLPFIGPIFDRHDYFYNQGRDKFFSTRIQKYNSTIFRTNMPPGPFISSNPRVIALLDAASFPILFDNKKVEKHNVFDGTFMPSTNFTGGYRVCAQLDTTEPNHALIKGFFLNQLLLRKDSFIPLFRSILSEAFNEIEEGLSGKSGKADFNTIFSVASFNFMFRLFCDNKDPSETKLGSQGPKMCDTWILFQLFPIETLKLPKIFNYLEDLLLRTLPFPACLTSSSYKKLYEAFSSSAVTLLNEAEKAGLKRSEACHQLIFIACFNSYGGFKNQFPTLFKLVGLSGQELHRELATEIRTIVKQEGGVTIQALEKMPLVKSVVYETMRIEPIVRYQYAKAREDLIVESHDAAFEVKKGEMLFGYQSFATKDPRIFDDAEVFVPKRFVGEGEKLLKYVLWSNGKETDEPSVDNKQCPGKNLVVLLCRLFLVEFFLRYDTFTFETKEAVVGVSITITSLTKASTT, from the exons ATGGCATCATCATCAGAACCAAAACAATCTTCCACCACCAAGAACAACGACAACCACCTCCCACTAAAACAAATCCCTGGCAGCTATGGCCTCCCTTTCATCGGACCGATCTTCGACCGACACGATTATTTCTATAACCAAGGAAGAGACAAATTCTTCTcaacaagaatccaaaaatacAATTCAACAATCTTCAGAACCAACATGCCACCAGGTCCATTCATTTCCTCAAACCCAAGAGTCATTGCACTCTTGGACGCAGCTTCCTTCCCGATCCTCTTCGACAACAAAAAAGTCGAGAAACACAACGTCTTCGACGGTACCTTCATGCCGTCGACAAACTTCACCGGTGGCTACCGTGTGTGTGCACAGTTAGACACAACTGAACCTAACCATGCTCTTATCAAAGGTTTCTTTCTTAATCAACTTTTGTTAAGGAAAGACTCTTTTATCCCTCTATTTAGAAGCATACTCTCTGAAGCTTTTAATGAGATTGAAGAAGGGCTTTCTGGTAAAAGTGGTAAAGCGGATTTTAATACTATTTTTAGTGTGGCTTCGTTTAACTTCATGTTTCGgcttttttgtgataataaggaTCCTTCTGAAACTAAACTTGGTTCTCAAGGTCCTAAAATGTGTGATACATGGATTCTCTTTCAACTTTTTCCAATTGAAACCCTAAAGCTTCCAAAGATTTTCAATTATCTTGAAGATCTCTTGCTACGTACTCTTCCCTTTCCTGCTTGTTTGACAAG CTCCTCTTACAAGAAACTCTACGAAGCATTTTCTTCTTCAGCTGTAACACTTTTAAACGAAGCAGAAAAAGCAGGATTGAAAAGATCCGAAGCATGTCACCAGCTCATTTTCATAGCTTGTTTCAACTCATACGGAGGATTCAAGAATCAATTCCCAACACTCTTCAAATTGGTTGGTTTAAGCGGCCAAGAGCTACACAGAGAACTCGCAACCGAGATAAGAACTATCGTAAAACAAGAAGGAGGAGTAACAATTCAGGCATTGGAAAAAATGCCTTTAGTAAAATCTGTTGTTTATGAAACTATGCGGATTGAACCGATTGTTCGATATCAATATGCAAAAGCAAGAGAGGATTTGATTGTGGAGAGTCATGATGCTGCTTTTGAAGTTAAGAAGGGTGAGATGTTATTTGGATACCAATCTTTTGCTACTAAGGATCCTAGGATTTTTGATGATGCTGAGGTTTTTGTTCCTAAGAGGTTTGTTGGAGAAGGTGAAAAGTTGTTGAAGTATGTTTTGTGGTCGAATGGGAAAGAAACAGATGAACCTTCTGTGGATAATAAGCAGTGTCCTGGGAAGAATCTTGTTGTGCTTTTGTGTAGATTGTTCTTGGTTGAGTTTTTCTTGCGTTATGATACTTTTACTTTTGAGACTAAAGAAGCTGTTGTTGGTGTTTCTATTACCATTACTTCACTCACCAAGGCTTCTACTACCTGA